The following are encoded together in the Acidimicrobiales bacterium genome:
- a CDS encoding ATP-binding cassette domain-containing protein, whose amino-acid sequence MSGRGSQGQPRLACVGITVRFGGLAAVSNVDLAVPPAAIVGLVGPNGAGKSTLFAVLSGLLQPTRGTVLLDGRDVTGSRPQLRAFRGLARTFQHPELFTDLTVREHLVIAYRAKHARGRIWSDLLTMGSLRPAEPDEQSCVDELIGMLGLASVADLPALGLPLGLARMLELGRALASSPTVVLLDEPSAGLDSSETEQFEATLREVSRQRAIAVLLVEHDVELVMRLCSTVHVLDFGVSIASGSPESVSANPAVRAAYLGEELSDGEAQEGTDGAASAGAVRSAPTTGSSTETSDGVQPSSLLTVEGLSVRYGEASGLSGVSFSVGGGKALAVLGANGAGKSSLARAVSGLVRPSGGRIVLAGEEIGGWTPDRIRRAGLVYLPESRGVFRSLTVMENLRMAAALEGRRARREAVDRALEMFPALAARRRQPACLLSGGEQQMLSLARALAAFPRVLIADEMSLGLAPKMVDLVFDGLARARQAGVTLIMIEQYVHRALAFADDCLVLQRGELAWNGPASAAHGEVLRHYLGDTLMTAG is encoded by the coding sequence CGTGGGATTGGTCGGGCCGAACGGTGCGGGGAAGAGCACCCTGTTCGCAGTGCTCTCGGGTTTGCTGCAACCAACACGGGGCACGGTGCTGCTGGACGGCAGGGACGTCACCGGCAGCCGGCCCCAGCTGCGCGCCTTTCGGGGATTGGCTCGCACCTTCCAGCATCCCGAGCTGTTCACCGACCTGACGGTGCGTGAACATCTGGTGATCGCCTATCGGGCCAAGCACGCCAGAGGCCGGATCTGGTCAGACCTGCTCACCATGGGGAGCCTGCGTCCGGCCGAGCCGGACGAGCAGAGCTGCGTCGACGAGTTGATCGGGATGCTCGGCTTGGCCTCAGTCGCCGACCTCCCTGCGCTCGGCTTGCCCCTCGGGTTGGCTCGGATGCTCGAGTTGGGCCGGGCCTTGGCCTCGTCGCCGACGGTGGTGCTCCTGGATGAGCCCTCCGCGGGCCTCGACTCCTCCGAGACCGAGCAGTTCGAGGCCACGCTACGAGAGGTCAGTCGCCAGCGGGCCATCGCGGTGCTGCTCGTGGAGCACGACGTCGAGCTGGTGATGCGTCTGTGCAGCACCGTGCATGTCCTCGACTTCGGCGTGTCGATCGCCAGCGGCTCACCCGAGTCGGTCAGCGCCAACCCAGCCGTTCGGGCTGCGTATCTGGGTGAGGAGCTCTCAGATGGTGAGGCCCAGGAGGGCACCGACGGGGCGGCCTCCGCCGGCGCCGTGCGCTCGGCCCCCACGACGGGTAGCTCCACGGAGACCTCCGATGGCGTTCAGCCGTCGTCGCTTCTCACCGTCGAGGGCCTCTCGGTGCGATACGGGGAGGCCAGCGGTCTCTCTGGGGTGTCGTTCAGTGTCGGAGGGGGCAAGGCGCTTGCCGTCTTGGGCGCCAACGGTGCGGGAAAGAGCAGCCTGGCCCGTGCCGTCTCCGGACTGGTTCGTCCGTCCGGCGGACGGATCGTCCTCGCTGGTGAGGAGATAGGTGGTTGGACGCCTGATCGCATCCGCCGTGCCGGACTGGTGTACCTGCCGGAGAGCCGAGGCGTGTTCCGGAGCCTGACGGTGATGGAGAACCTTCGGATGGCCGCTGCCCTCGAGGGCCGCCGAGCGCGCCGAGAGGCGGTCGATCGCGCCTTGGAGATGTTTCCTGCGCTGGCGGCCCGCCGGCGTCAGCCGGCCTGTCTTCTCTCCGGGGGCGAGCAGCAGATGCTGTCCTTGGCCCGGGCCTTGGCTGCCTTCCCGCGGGTGCTGATCGCCGACGAGATGTCCCTCGGCCTGGCTCCCAAGATGGTCGACCTCGTCTTCGACGGTCTGGCGCGAGCCAGACAGGCAGGCGTGACGCTGATCATGATCGAGCAGTACGTCCATCGTGCACTGGCATTCGCCGACGATTGCCTGGTGCTCCAGCGTGGCGAACTGGCGTGGAACGGACCAGCCAGCGCGGCGCACGGCGAGGTGCTCCGTCACTATCTGGGCGACACCCTCATGACGGCCGGCTGA
- a CDS encoding ABC transporter substrate-binding protein, with protein MRNNKVKLSAAAVAVVLMVAAGCSSSSTSGSSSGGGGKTFTVGVLTDLTGPAASGNKTSPQGVQAGAVYASKQGYTIKYVTADTMTSPSTALSAAQKLVQQNHVIAVIAVSSLAFSAAPFLTAQGVPVIGVAEDGPEWVSSKNMFSTFGFLDPSIVTTTYGQYFKMQGATNVGALGYSISPSSAESAKGAAVSAQALGLKAGYVNANFPFGSTNVEPVALAMKSAGVDGVTASADPNTNFALITALRQSGANPKVGVFATGYGGDLQQAGPTAQQVAQNLSFLLAWEPIELHTSATDQFQSAAKSAGITGDPTYAEYAGYTSIAMLVQGLQGAGSNPSQSSLINSLSHITSFNAAGLLGSHPLNLTQRVGTLGPDNCYWFTKYSGSTFQPVSGAVPLCGTVVQGQRVSPSS; from the coding sequence ATGCGCAACAACAAGGTGAAACTGTCGGCTGCCGCCGTGGCCGTCGTACTCATGGTGGCTGCAGGCTGCAGCTCGTCGAGCACGAGCGGATCGAGCTCGGGCGGGGGCGGCAAGACGTTCACGGTCGGCGTGCTCACCGATCTCACCGGTCCCGCCGCGTCGGGGAACAAGACGAGCCCCCAGGGAGTCCAAGCAGGAGCGGTGTACGCCTCGAAACAGGGCTACACCATCAAGTACGTGACCGCCGACACCATGACCTCCCCGTCAACTGCGCTGTCGGCGGCACAGAAGCTCGTGCAGCAGAACCACGTCATCGCCGTGATCGCAGTCTCCTCCCTGGCCTTCTCCGCCGCCCCCTTCTTGACGGCCCAGGGGGTCCCCGTCATCGGCGTGGCCGAGGACGGGCCTGAATGGGTCAGCAGCAAGAACATGTTCTCTACGTTCGGGTTCCTGGACCCGTCGATTGTCACGACCACCTACGGTCAGTACTTCAAGATGCAGGGCGCCACGAATGTGGGCGCGCTCGGCTACAGCATCTCGCCGTCCTCGGCCGAATCGGCCAAGGGTGCGGCGGTCTCGGCCCAGGCGCTCGGGCTCAAGGCCGGCTATGTCAACGCCAACTTCCCCTTCGGCAGCACCAACGTCGAACCGGTTGCCTTGGCGATGAAGTCGGCGGGGGTGGACGGGGTCACTGCCTCCGCCGACCCCAACACCAACTTCGCCCTGATCACCGCGCTCAGGCAGTCAGGCGCCAACCCGAAGGTCGGGGTGTTCGCCACCGGTTACGGCGGCGACCTCCAGCAGGCCGGCCCCACGGCCCAGCAGGTAGCGCAAAACCTCTCCTTCCTCTTGGCCTGGGAGCCGATCGAGCTGCACACCTCGGCTACCGACCAGTTCCAAAGCGCCGCCAAGAGCGCCGGCATCACAGGCGACCCGACCTATGCCGAGTACGCGGGGTACACCTCGATCGCCATGCTCGTCCAGGGCCTGCAGGGCGCCGGCTCGAACCCGAGCCAGTCGTCGCTGATCAATTCCCTCTCTCACATCACCAGCTTCAACGCCGCTGGGCTGCTGGGGAGCCATCCGCTCAACCTCACTCAGCGAGTCGGCACCCTGGGACCCGACAACTGCTACTGGTTCACGAAGTACAGCGGGTCCACGTTCCAGCCGGTCTCCGGAGCCGTCCCGCTCTGCGGCACCGTCGTCCAGGGCCAGAGGGTCTCCCCGTCATCTTGA
- a CDS encoding alpha/beta hydrolase — MATYVLVHGGGHGGWCYQRVARILRAAGHDVYTPTMTGVGERSHLLSPQVDLDLHVRDIVTVLDYEDLREVILVGHSYGGMVITGAADRAIDRIGRLVYLDAATPMNNQSLVDVAGPIIEAIRPLGRVVDGMELVLLPGPDAGRLYGVTDPDDLAWMAERLTAHPWRCFEQPLELTNEKALRALPQYHIVCTSTLPTRDPVLMQEASAAGRLWDIDTGHDLMITEPQSVAEALLQLAGGRP, encoded by the coding sequence ATGGCAACGTATGTCCTCGTCCATGGTGGAGGCCATGGGGGATGGTGCTATCAGCGTGTCGCCCGCATCCTGCGCGCGGCAGGACATGACGTGTACACGCCGACAATGACCGGCGTGGGCGAGCGGTCGCACCTCCTCAGCCCTCAGGTCGATCTGGACCTCCACGTTCGCGACATCGTCACCGTGCTGGATTATGAAGACCTTCGTGAGGTGATCCTCGTGGGCCACAGCTATGGGGGCATGGTCATCACGGGCGCAGCCGATCGCGCCATCGATCGGATCGGTCGCCTTGTCTATCTCGATGCCGCCACACCGATGAACAACCAGTCTCTCGTCGACGTTGCCGGGCCGATCATCGAGGCGATTCGCCCCCTCGGTCGGGTGGTCGACGGCATGGAGCTCGTGCTCCTGCCGGGACCCGACGCAGGCCGGCTCTACGGGGTGACGGACCCTGATGACCTGGCGTGGATGGCCGAACGGCTGACCGCCCACCCGTGGAGGTGCTTCGAGCAGCCGCTCGAGCTCACGAACGAGAAGGCACTCCGGGCGTTGCCGCAATATCACATCGTCTGTACGTCCACACTGCCAACGCGAGATCCCGTCTTGATGCAGGAGGCGAGTGCTGCGGGACGCCTGTGGGACATCGATACAGGTCATGACCTGATGATCACCGAGCCTCAGTCAGTGGCCGAAGCACTCCTGCAACTCGCCGGCGGGCGTCCGTGA
- a CDS encoding alkaline phosphatase family protein: MTSFSRRALLKGMAAGAGLVAAGPVLNGIPGALAAELRRPGSRPFPGLPEGVDTLPQIEHIVVLMMENHSFDCYFGMLGRGDGFRLGANGQPLQSCPGPDGTPVPAYHSPSTCQAHYHVGQDWDASHRSWDFGRNDGFVKATSSDAMAYWTGSDIPFYYSLARSFPVCDRYFASVMAQTYPNRRFLIAATALGQVSDPLPGVTDHPPPNGTIFDRLNAHGISWKDYFVDLPTTGLFPYLVETNPGKVVPVADFFADAAAGTLPGFSLVDPEGWQASEENPQDIRTGEYYASRIIEAVLDSPAWPRTLLVYVYDEHGGYYDHVPPPPAVRPDAVPPAVPANDTYGDLYSYYGFRVPAVVVSPWAKRDYVSHQIHDHTSILRLVETKWNLPALTYRDANASNLLDTLELRAHTPPFAVPPSLAEAPFPTGALSCYARDPTSPV, from the coding sequence GTGACCTCCTTCTCGCGTAGAGCGCTGCTCAAGGGAATGGCGGCCGGTGCCGGGCTGGTGGCCGCCGGACCTGTCCTCAACGGAATCCCGGGGGCTCTGGCGGCCGAGCTCCGTCGTCCTGGCAGCCGGCCCTTCCCTGGGTTGCCCGAAGGTGTCGACACCTTGCCCCAGATCGAGCACATCGTCGTCCTGATGATGGAGAACCACTCGTTCGATTGCTACTTCGGGATGCTCGGTCGGGGTGACGGGTTCCGGCTCGGAGCGAACGGCCAGCCGCTCCAATCCTGTCCGGGGCCGGACGGCACACCGGTACCGGCCTATCACTCCCCTTCCACGTGCCAGGCCCACTACCACGTGGGTCAGGACTGGGATGCCAGCCACCGATCGTGGGACTTCGGTCGCAACGACGGGTTCGTGAAGGCGACCAGCAGCGACGCCATGGCCTACTGGACGGGAAGCGACATTCCCTTCTACTACTCGCTGGCGCGGAGCTTCCCGGTGTGCGACCGCTACTTCGCTTCCGTCATGGCCCAGACCTATCCGAACCGGCGATTCCTGATCGCCGCCACGGCGCTGGGCCAGGTCAGCGACCCGCTTCCCGGGGTGACGGATCACCCTCCTCCCAACGGGACCATCTTCGACCGGCTCAACGCCCATGGCATCAGCTGGAAGGACTACTTCGTCGACCTGCCGACCACAGGGCTCTTTCCCTACCTGGTCGAGACCAACCCGGGGAAGGTCGTGCCGGTGGCCGACTTCTTCGCCGATGCCGCCGCCGGCACGCTACCTGGGTTCAGCCTCGTGGACCCCGAGGGCTGGCAGGCCTCGGAGGAAAATCCCCAGGACATCAGGACGGGCGAGTACTACGCGTCCAGGATCATCGAAGCCGTCCTCGACAGCCCGGCGTGGCCTCGCACGCTCCTTGTCTACGTCTATGACGAGCATGGGGGCTACTACGACCACGTCCCGCCCCCTCCTGCCGTGCGGCCGGACGCCGTGCCCCCGGCCGTGCCGGCCAACGACACCTATGGAGACCTCTACAGCTACTACGGGTTCCGGGTCCCGGCCGTCGTGGTGTCACCCTGGGCCAAGCGCGACTACGTCTCACACCAGATCCACGACCACACCTCCATCCTTCGCCTCGTCGAGACCAAGTGGAACCTCCCCGCACTCACGTATCGCGATGCCAACGCCAGCAACCTGCTCGACACCCTCGAGCTCCGAGCCCACACGCCACCGTTCGCGGTCCCACCGTCCCTTGCGGAGGCGCCCTTCCCGACTGGGGCCCTGAGCTGCTACGCCCGTGATCCGACGAGCCCCGTCTAG
- a CDS encoding Zn-dependent alcohol dehydrogenase — MRAMTAAVLEAVDQPLVVDEVGLRDPRAGEVLVRVAHCGVCHSDLSVIDGGFPSPLPVVLGHEATGVVDEVGPGVTTVLPGDPVVLTPLPSCGQCYFCARRQPTLCAKHSSSLFTSTMPDGTSPLERGGQVVYRGLATAAFAEYAVMPEIGVVRIPPDVDLGVASVLGCAVQTGVGAVLNTAKVEEGATVAVLGAGGIGISVTQGAVVAGASTIAVVEPDPERREAARRFGATHVLDPFTDDVATAGLDLTGVGFDYAFETAGKANLIEQCISVVRPGGTAVCVGAPPLDEGIAIPSVVTFTATEKRLIGCLLGTVSSQYDVPRLVALWQAGRLDLDAMVTARFPLTKVNDAVDGARSLRGLRTVIDIG; from the coding sequence ATGCGTGCAATGACGGCGGCAGTGCTCGAGGCAGTCGACCAGCCCCTGGTCGTCGACGAGGTCGGCCTGCGCGACCCGAGGGCAGGCGAGGTGCTCGTCCGAGTCGCCCACTGCGGGGTGTGCCATTCCGACCTGTCCGTCATCGACGGAGGATTCCCGTCGCCGCTGCCCGTCGTGCTCGGCCACGAGGCGACGGGTGTCGTCGACGAGGTCGGGCCAGGCGTGACGACGGTCCTTCCCGGCGACCCCGTCGTGCTCACGCCGTTGCCGAGCTGCGGCCAGTGCTACTTCTGCGCTCGCCGCCAACCGACCCTCTGCGCGAAGCACAGCAGCTCGCTGTTCACCTCGACGATGCCCGACGGCACCTCGCCGCTCGAGCGGGGTGGCCAGGTGGTCTACCGGGGCCTCGCCACCGCCGCCTTCGCCGAGTACGCAGTGATGCCTGAGATCGGGGTCGTGCGTATCCCACCCGACGTCGACCTCGGCGTCGCCTCCGTCCTCGGCTGCGCCGTGCAGACCGGCGTCGGCGCCGTCCTCAACACTGCCAAGGTCGAGGAGGGCGCGACCGTCGCCGTACTCGGCGCCGGTGGCATCGGCATCTCGGTCACCCAAGGCGCCGTCGTGGCCGGCGCGTCGACGATTGCCGTCGTCGAGCCCGACCCAGAGCGTCGAGAGGCCGCGCGCCGCTTTGGCGCAACTCACGTGCTCGACCCCTTCACCGACGACGTCGCGACCGCCGGTCTCGACCTCACCGGCGTGGGCTTCGACTACGCCTTCGAGACTGCTGGCAAGGCAAACCTCATCGAGCAGTGCATCTCGGTCGTCCGGCCCGGCGGCACGGCCGTCTGCGTCGGCGCCCCTCCGCTCGACGAGGGAATCGCCATACCCTCGGTGGTCACATTCACCGCAACCGAGAAGCGCCTCATCGGCTGCCTGCTCGGCACCGTCAGCTCCCAATACGACGTGCCCAGGCTCGTCGCCCTATGGCAGGCCGGTCGCCTCGACCTGGACGCCATGGTGACGGCCCGCTTCCCCCTGACGAAGGTGAACGACGCCGTCGACGGCGCCCGTTCGCTCCGGGGGCTGCGCACTGTCATCGACATCGGGTAG
- a CDS encoding alpha/beta hydrolase gives MPRITVGNENSGPIELYYEDHGSGQPVVLIHGYPLDGHSWEKQVPGLLGAGKRVIMYDRRGFGQSSQPTTGYDYDTFAADLKALVDELDLRGAVLAGFSMGTGEVTRYLGSYGSDRVARAALFGPIPPFLLQTGDNPQGVPQSVFDGFEETIKKDRYGWFKFFFDNFYNVDKLHGSRISDEAWNASFQVAASSSAYATLACVATWLTDFRADLPKIDVPLLVVQGTEDRILPIDATGRRLPELVKDIRFLEIEGGPHNIGWTHPDEVNEALLDFLG, from the coding sequence ATGCCTCGCATCACCGTCGGTAACGAGAACTCAGGCCCCATCGAGCTGTACTACGAGGATCACGGCTCGGGACAGCCCGTCGTGCTGATCCACGGCTACCCACTCGACGGGCACTCGTGGGAGAAGCAGGTTCCCGGGCTCCTCGGGGCCGGCAAGCGGGTGATCATGTACGACCGGCGCGGGTTTGGGCAGTCGAGTCAACCCACCACCGGCTACGACTACGACACCTTCGCAGCCGACCTCAAGGCGCTGGTGGATGAGCTCGATCTGCGAGGGGCCGTCCTGGCCGGGTTCTCGATGGGTACGGGCGAGGTCACGCGGTATCTCGGCAGCTACGGTTCCGACCGGGTGGCGAGGGCAGCCTTGTTCGGGCCGATCCCGCCGTTTCTGCTGCAGACCGGGGACAATCCACAAGGCGTGCCCCAGAGCGTCTTCGACGGGTTCGAGGAGACAATCAAGAAGGACCGCTACGGGTGGTTCAAGTTCTTCTTTGACAACTTCTACAACGTCGACAAGCTCCACGGGAGCCGCATCAGCGACGAGGCCTGGAACGCGAGCTTCCAGGTGGCGGCGAGTTCATCCGCATACGCGACCCTCGCTTGCGTGGCGACCTGGCTGACCGATTTCCGTGCCGACCTCCCCAAGATCGATGTTCCTCTCCTCGTCGTCCAGGGCACTGAGGACCGGATCCTGCCCATCGACGCCACAGGGCGACGACTCCCAGAGCTCGTCAAGGACATCCGGTTCCTCGAGATCGAGGGCGGGCCACACAACATCGGCTGGACCCACCCCGACGAGGTGAACGAGGCCCTCCTCGACTTCCTCGGGTAA
- a CDS encoding maleylpyruvate isomerase family mycothiol-dependent enzyme — protein MDTTLQALQSSVARLHAMVGDLDDTQLVAPAYPTDWNIADVLSHIGSGAVIMRQRLEDTLLGQPTPEDFAPGVWDTWNAKSPRSKAEDALVADQGLLDRIESLTASERSRFRFSLGPVNLDFDGFVGLRLNEHAFHAWDIEVALDPAAVVPPDAAAQVVDNLELIARFTAKPTGSDRSVAVRTIEPRRDFTITFSPDEVALAAGESRHEPDLVLPAEAFARLVYGRLDPDHTPSVNGDVDTLEELRRAFPGL, from the coding sequence ATGGACACAACGCTTCAGGCCCTCCAATCCTCGGTCGCCCGGCTGCACGCCATGGTTGGCGACCTGGACGACACCCAACTCGTAGCCCCCGCCTACCCCACCGACTGGAACATTGCGGACGTCCTCTCCCACATCGGCTCCGGCGCCGTCATCATGCGACAGCGGCTCGAGGACACCTTGCTCGGCCAGCCGACCCCGGAGGACTTCGCTCCCGGGGTCTGGGACACCTGGAACGCCAAGTCACCCCGCTCGAAAGCTGAGGACGCCCTCGTCGCCGACCAGGGACTCCTCGATCGAATCGAGTCTCTGACCGCGTCCGAGCGGTCACGGTTCCGCTTTTCCTTGGGACCCGTCAATCTCGACTTCGATGGATTCGTGGGCCTACGCCTCAACGAGCACGCCTTCCACGCCTGGGACATCGAGGTCGCTCTCGACCCTGCTGCGGTCGTGCCTCCCGACGCCGCCGCGCAGGTGGTCGACAACTTGGAGCTCATCGCCCGCTTCACAGCCAAGCCGACGGGCAGCGACCGGTCAGTCGCCGTGCGCACGATCGAGCCGAGGCGAGACTTCACGATCACTTTTAGCCCTGACGAGGTCGCTCTTGCAGCTGGAGAGAGCCGCCACGAGCCAGATCTGGTGCTTCCCGCCGAGGCCTTCGCCCGGCTCGTCTACGGACGACTAGACCCGGACCACACCCCCTCCGTCAACGGCGACGTCGACACTTTGGAAGAGCTACGCCGCGCCTTCCCGGGGCTTTAA
- a CDS encoding trypsin-like peptidase domain-containing protein — MIASTGVGVAMLGGHSTSTPTAATKANAGSSATSLDQGVVDINTALGYQGGSAAGTGVVLSSSGEILTNNHVVAGATSINVTDVDNGRTYAATVVGTDRTDDIAVVQLTGASGLKTVALGDSSKVAVGDAVSAVGNAGGVGGTPSVATGTVTGLGQSITASDQGEGTSEQLTGLVETNAGIQAGDSGGPLVNSSGQVIAIDTAASSGFQFQSGGSQGFAIPVNQALTIARQIETGHSSSTVHIGPAAFLGVQIQASSDSSDGSLSSGAPVAGVESGSPAEHAGLGAGDEIVSLGGQTVDSATTLTNLMQSYHPGDKVQLGWVDGSGQQQTATVTLATGPAA; from the coding sequence GTGATCGCAAGCACCGGGGTGGGCGTGGCGATGCTCGGTGGGCACAGCACGTCGACCCCGACCGCGGCGACCAAGGCCAACGCTGGCTCGAGCGCGACGAGCCTCGACCAGGGTGTCGTCGACATCAACACGGCGCTCGGTTACCAGGGCGGGTCCGCCGCCGGAACCGGGGTCGTGCTCAGCTCCTCGGGCGAGATACTCACGAACAACCACGTTGTCGCCGGAGCCACGAGCATCAACGTCACCGATGTCGACAACGGCCGTACGTATGCCGCGACTGTCGTCGGTACGGACCGGACCGATGACATCGCCGTGGTGCAGCTCACCGGCGCCTCGGGGTTGAAGACGGTCGCTCTAGGGGACTCCTCCAAGGTCGCGGTCGGAGATGCCGTGAGCGCGGTCGGCAATGCCGGCGGCGTCGGAGGCACACCCAGCGTCGCCACCGGCACCGTCACGGGCCTCGGCCAGTCGATCACCGCCAGCGACCAGGGCGAGGGCACGTCGGAGCAGTTGACCGGTCTCGTCGAGACCAACGCTGGGATCCAGGCCGGTGACTCAGGTGGTCCTCTGGTCAACTCGTCGGGTCAGGTGATAGCCATCGACACGGCGGCCTCGAGCGGGTTCCAGTTCCAGTCGGGAGGTAGCCAGGGATTCGCGATCCCCGTCAACCAGGCGTTGACAATCGCCAGGCAGATCGAGACCGGCCACTCGTCATCCACGGTGCACATCGGCCCCGCTGCCTTCTTGGGTGTGCAGATCCAGGCTTCCTCTGACTCGTCCGATGGGTCGTTGAGCTCAGGGGCGCCAGTGGCCGGCGTCGAGTCCGGATCTCCCGCCGAACACGCCGGCTTGGGGGCTGGCGACGAGATCGTCTCTCTCGGCGGCCAGACCGTCGACTCGGCAACGACCCTCACCAATCTCATGCAGAGCTATCACCCGGGTGACAAGGTTCAGCTTGGCTGGGTCGACGGCTCTGGCCAACAGCAGACCGCGACCGTGACGCTCGCAACCGGTCCGGCCGCCTGA
- a CDS encoding helix-turn-helix domain-containing protein: MSHDDPPGEADPSSTTCPQRPAESPRLNSRAALIDAAFEEFSTKGYESATVAGIAERAGVTTGALYTHFDGKVGLLIETLGLTPVEDVMRSIADIASQPWSEVSKSVGRRIAARPDRRTLLLLDLIVVARRDPQVARILRQGLEGYMGVTVRATTGGVALGMLDPALGPDDLARVLALMNLGMLVFAALDEPSPSEQAFGRIADLLLQSAGASDDGQPAALARVRGRAATAERARRALRDGIVEAVGEGHSLRQVAGAAGLSHERVRQILRERDESA; this comes from the coding sequence ATGAGCCACGACGACCCGCCCGGCGAGGCCGACCCGAGCTCGACCACTTGTCCCCAGCGGCCGGCAGAGAGCCCGCGCCTCAACTCCCGGGCTGCGCTCATCGACGCCGCCTTCGAGGAATTCTCGACCAAGGGCTACGAGTCAGCGACCGTCGCCGGGATCGCAGAGCGTGCCGGGGTCACGACTGGTGCGCTGTACACCCACTTCGATGGGAAGGTCGGCCTCCTGATCGAGACGCTCGGACTGACCCCTGTCGAGGACGTCATGCGGTCGATCGCCGACATCGCGTCCCAGCCGTGGAGCGAGGTGTCGAAATCTGTCGGCCGAAGGATCGCAGCTCGTCCCGACCGCCGAACGCTCTTGCTCCTCGACCTGATCGTGGTCGCGCGCAGAGACCCGCAGGTAGCGAGGATTCTGCGTCAGGGGCTCGAGGGGTACATGGGCGTCACTGTGCGAGCGACTACTGGGGGCGTCGCGCTGGGCATGCTCGACCCGGCGCTGGGGCCTGACGACCTGGCCCGGGTGCTTGCGCTGATGAACCTGGGAATGCTGGTCTTTGCCGCGCTCGATGAACCTTCTCCGTCCGAACAGGCCTTTGGTCGCATCGCCGACCTCCTTCTCCAGTCAGCTGGAGCCAGTGACGATGGCCAGCCCGCCGCGCTCGCCAGGGTTCGTGGCCGGGCTGCCACCGCCGAGCGGGCTCGGCGCGCGCTCCGCGACGGCATCGTCGAGGCCGTCGGCGAGGGACACAGTCTCCGACAGGTTGCGGGCGCGGCTGGGCTGTCCCATGAGCGTGTCCGACAGATCCTGCGCGAGCGGGATGAGTCCGCCTAG